The window CTCACGGACCACGCCTCGGATCTGTGTTTCGCGCCCAGCCAGGCCGCGGTCGACAACCTCGCGGCCGAGGGAATCGTCGACGGCGTCCACTGGACCGGCGACGTGATGTACGACGCCGTCCTCGCGGCCCGCGACCGCGCACGCGAGAACTCGACGATCCTCGCGGACCTCGGCCTCGAACCCGACGAGTTCGTCCTGACGACGGTCCACCGCGCGAGCAACACCGACGAGCGCGAGAATCTCGAGGCGATCTTGGACGGCCTCGCGGACGCGCCGCTGCCGGTCGTCTTCCCCGCGCACCCGCGGACGGTGAACCGGCTGCAGGAGTACGACCTCTGGGAGCGCGCCAACGAGGCCCTCGAGATCATCGAGCCGCTGGGCTACCTCGATTTCGTCCGGCTGCTCGATACGGCCGAGCGGGTCGCCACCGACTCCGGCGGCGTCCAGAAGGAGGCGTTCTTCCTCGGCACCCGCTGCGTAACGATGCGCGAGGAGACCGAGTGGACCGAAACCGTCGACTGCGGCTGGAACCAACTCGTCGGCCCGAACGCGGACCTGATCCGCGAAGGACTGACGACCGACTGGGAGCCCGAATCGAACCCGCAGCCCTACGGCGACGGCTCCGCCAGCCGACGAATCGTCGGACTGCTGCAGGAGGAACTCGAGACGATGCCGGATCGGCGGATCGAAGCGCCGCCGCTCGACTAGCGGCCGTCGTTGCGGTATGACGTCCGAAATGCCGTGCCGACGTTTCGGAACGGCCGAGTATTGCCGCTGCTATCGCGCCTTCGATTGACTGTCGACTCCGCGAAGCCGGTGCCGACCGGCCGTCCGAGCGTCGATTGCCGCCCAGATCGACATCGAGAGCGGCCCGTCGCGTACTCGCAGCTTCCGTCAGGCGTTTCCGGTCCCAAAAAGTGTTTAACCCTGCTAATTATATCTAATTACACGAAATGACGGAGAACTTCCCCGACTACGTCGACGTCGACTACGACGACGGCGACGGCGAAGATCCCGAGGACTACCCGCACATCCAGGACAAGATCGAGAAGGCCATCGAGGTCACCCGCGAGGGCCTCGAGGCGTACGAGAACCCGGCCGTGATGTGGACCGGCGGCAAGGACTCGACGCTCACGCTGTACTTCATCAAGGAGGTCGCCGACCGCTTCGACCTCGAAGTACCGCCCGCGGTCTTCATCGACCACTACCAGCACTTCGACGAGATCCACGACTTCGTCGACCACTGGGCCGACGAGTGGGACCTCGAGGTCATCTACGCGCGCAACGAGGACGTCGGCGAGTACGTCGACGAGCACGGCCTCGACCCCGGCGACGACATCGAGATCTCCGAACTGTCGGAGCACAACCAGCACCACGTCCGCGAGATCCTCGAGTACGAGGAGGACACCTTCCCGTTCCTGCTGGACACCTACGTCGGCAACCACCTGCTGAAGACGGTCGCGCTCAACGACGCGCTCGAGGAGTACGACATCGACGGCGTCATCTCCGGCGTCCGCTGGGACGAGCAGGAGGCCCGCGCCGACGAGACGTTCTTCTCGCCGCGCCACGATCCGGACATCTACCCGCCCCACGACCGCATCCAGCCCATCCTGCAGTTCGACGAGGCCGCGGTGTGGGACGCCTTCTGGAACTTCGTCGTCCCGGACACCGTCGACGAGTTCCCCGAGGAGGGCTACGTCCCGCAGGCCGACGACGACCTGCCGGAGGGCGTCACGCAGGCGGACATCCCGATCTCGCCCAAGTACTTCGCCGGCTTCCGCTCGCTGGGCAGCGAGGTCTCGACCGAAAAAAGCGACGAGGATCCCGCCTGGCTGCAGGACCTCGAAGGAACGACCGAGCGCGCGGGCCGCGCCCAGGACAAGGAGGACCTGATGGAGCGCCTGCGCGACCTCGGCTACATGTAAGTCGCGTCGGTTCGCTCACCGCTTCGCGTTTCGCGTTTCCGTTTCCGTTTCCGTTTTTGCGACGACCCGCACTCGAGTAGTGGCGACGATGCTGAGCGGCTAGTCATCGCCCAATCTCGAGTAGGAATCAGGCTAACTACGGCGGCAACGCAGTCAGGGACTCGCCCGATACTGGCCGTGGAGGAGACCGATGCCGAACATAATCAACCCGAAGACGATCATCGACGGCGCGACCATCATCAGGACGGTGTCCGTCGTCATCATCGGCGCGGCGATGAGGCCGCCGACGCCGAGTGCGATCACTGCGATGAACGCGGCCGCGGTCGTGGGAAGATCGAATTCCATACGTGAGCGTTGGGAAGCGACCGCCTAATGGTAACGGAATCCGGAAATCAGTTCAGCGAGCCGATTCCTGATCGCGAGTCAATCCGATCGCGAGGCGAGAATCCCGTGACTGTCGCGAAAACGTGGTGCTGAGTCCGTCGCAGCGCTCAGTTCGACGGCCGAACCAGATTCGCCAACGCGACGACGATCCCGAAGAACCAGCCCAGCGGGAAGGAGAGACCGAACCACATTCCCGCGTAGGCGGCGCCCTCGAGGCTGTAGTTCGCCCAGAGGTACTCGTTGATGCCGCCGATCGACAGCGGGTTCTCGAGCAACCAGGCCGCGAACGCGTAGCTCGGCTCGAGGACGTACGGCTCGAGCGCGGGCGTCACGAGGGCGGCGACGACCGGGGGCAGGAACAGCGCCGTCATCGCGAAGGGATAGGCGAGGACGACGGTCGTGACGCGGCCGCCGAACTTGGCACAGGACGCGGCGAGTGCAGTCGCCAGCGTCGCGACGCCGCTGGCTGCGGCGACGGCGAGCACCGAGTTGAGCGGGATATCGACCTGTTCCATATACGACATCGCGCCCCAGGCGAGCGTCAGCGCGCCCCAGCCGACCAGCGCGAGGGCGGTAACGCCGACGATGCCGAGTCGGGTGCGGGTCGAGTCGAGTTTCGCCGCGTAGTAGCGGGTCGCGAGACCGACGACTGTGAGCGGATAGAGGAGGAGCAAACCGATCGTTCCGAGGACGCTCCAGCCGTGGTAGCCGATCTTCTGCGGGAGCGTTTCGGGCTCCCACTTGCCCATGACGGAGTGGCCGCGGCCGCGCTGCCTGGGGAAGACGATTTCCATCCAGGCACCGTGTAACCGCTGTAAGTCGGTCTTCACCGCGCCGACGATCCCACCACCGCCACGACTCCGTGTGCGGGTGGACATACCCGATCCAAACTGCCGGCGTACCGTAAGCTTTCCTTCTCTTTCAGGATTCGTTACAGGTTAGCGATCGGAGTCGACATCGCCGGTTTCCGAGCCAGGACGGGCGAGGGGTTCGATTCGCGGCGGTGCGAACCGGTCAGTTCCACGGAGCGAATCCGGGATCGATCGTGCGGTTCGTCTCCGCAATGGCGTCGATCGCGTCGACGTCTTCTCGAGCCAACTCGAGGGTCAGCGACTCGAAGTTATCCCGAATGTGCTCCGCGCCGGTCGCCTTCGGAATCGCCGTTATCCCCTTCTCGCGCAGCCAGGCGAGGCTGACCTGCGCCTCGGTGACGTCGTATTCGTCCGCGATCTCCCGAATCTCGGGCCGGTCGAAGATCCCGCCGCGCGCGAGCGGACTGTACGCGACGACCTCGACGTCGTAGTGCTCGCAGGCTTCCCGGATCTCTTTCTGGGGTAACAGCGGATGGCACTCGATCTGATTCGCGAGGATCGGCGCGTCGCAGACGTCGACCGCGACCTCGAGTTGTTCGGGTTCGAAGTTGCTGACGCCGACGTGCTCGATCAGCCCCTCGTCGTACAGTTCCGAAAACGCGGCCAGCGTCTCCTCGGGGTCGTACGTCTTGGCCGGCCAGTGGACGTACAGCAGGTCGACCGTCTCGACGCCAAGGCGGTCGAGGCTCGCGCGGGTCGTCTCGAGGACGTCGTCGTGTGCGAGGTTCGACGTCGAGACCTTGGTTGCGAGGAAGAGTTCCTCGCGGTCGACGTCTGCTCGGGCGATTCCCTCGCCGACGGCGGCCTCGTTGTCGTAGCCCTGTGCGGTATCGATGTGGCGGTAGCCCGTCTCGAGCGCCGTGCGGACGCTCTCGGCGCACTGATCGCCCGTGTTTTGCCACGTCCCGAGGCCGAGCATCGGGATCCCGCTGGCGGTCGGACACAGTTCCGGATCGATCGCGTCGGCGTCGTCGACTCCCATAGGCGACGGACAACCGGCACGCGAAAAGTGGTTAGGGTACCGGTGACTCGAGGCTGACATCTGCTCGAGCGCGGGCCGTCAGGATGTCGTACAATAGCTGAGAAGCAGCTTGACGGCCGTCGCGACCTGCCGCTGGATTCCGGTTTACTGAACGGAAATCGCGTAGTAATCGGTGTACTTCACGAGGTCACAATCGCGAAAGTCCGCTGCAGCCGCCCCGTCCACTGTGACGGTCCCGTCGTTCGCGAGCGCTGGAAGCGTCGCCTTTGCCGGTTCGTCGAGTTCGTCGTAGTGACAGACCCGCGATTCCGCAGGTACTTCCTCGATCCGCTCGAGCGTAACTTTCTGTCCCATGGTATCGTACATCATACGATGGATTCGGATAACTTCAAACTTTCTCCGGTCTAAGTCCACTCAGATCAATCTGAAGTCGATATACCGGGCAAAGATTAGACATACGTCTTCTTCAACCGGTAACCGGATATTCTGCCTACTGTCCTCGGCTGTTTCGTCATAGAAAACCACGTTCGCAGTCTTTCACCACTCATTCGGCTTACTAATACCTGCGTTCGTTCCGAAAGTTATTAACGGGCGAATGTGGCCCTACGTAGCAATGGCACGGACACTCGAGACGGAGCCGGACCGGGTATACGAACGGATCGTGACCGAGGTCGCGGCGATAGACGGGACGGATCCGATGGAGCTCCCGCCGTTGTTCAACGCGGTCGATCCCGATGCTCTGCTGTCCGTTTTCTCGGCTACCGAATCCGGCGTTTCACGATCGGGCCGCGTCGAGTTTCCGTACGCCGGCTACGAGATTACGATCACGTTCGACGACGATCCGGAACTGCGGATCGAACGTGCGTAACTGCGCGTCGCTGCATTCGTTCGACTCGAGAACCGTCGATCCGCATCGGCGATCCGTGAACCCGAACCGCCGCGAGACGGAAGCGATCCTTAGTGGTCGATACCCGGCCGTTGGAACGTCGTTTCGTCGTCCGTCGGATCCGCGAGCGCGCGCTTGATCTCCGGTGCAGCGAGGATTTCGTTCCGATCGTCGTCGGACGGCCGTCTGAAGTAGTAGGTGTCCGCACAGCCGGCGACCATCTCGGAGAGGGCTCGGTCGTCGGTGTGCACGACGGACACGAGATCGCCGGTCACCGCCACTAATACTGCGTCCTCGGGTTTGTGCAGTTCGTCCCGCAGTTGCTCGACGGTACAGTCGTCGGGCAGTTGCAGATAAACA is drawn from Halopiger aswanensis and contains these coding sequences:
- a CDS encoding DUF7333 family protein; translated protein: MEFDLPTTAAAFIAVIALGVGGLIAAPMMTTDTVLMMVAPSMIVFGLIMFGIGLLHGQYRASP
- a CDS encoding aldo/keto reductase, with protein sequence MGVDDADAIDPELCPTASGIPMLGLGTWQNTGDQCAESVRTALETGYRHIDTAQGYDNEAAVGEGIARADVDREELFLATKVSTSNLAHDDVLETTRASLDRLGVETVDLLYVHWPAKTYDPEETLAAFSELYDEGLIEHVGVSNFEPEQLEVAVDVCDAPILANQIECHPLLPQKEIREACEHYDVEVVAYSPLARGGIFDRPEIREIADEYDVTEAQVSLAWLREKGITAIPKATGAEHIRDNFESLTLELAREDVDAIDAIAETNRTIDPGFAPWN
- a CDS encoding HalOD1 output domain-containing protein, producing the protein MARTLETEPDRVYERIVTEVAAIDGTDPMELPPLFNAVDPDALLSVFSATESGVSRSGRVEFPYAGYEITITFDDDPELRIERA
- a CDS encoding phosphoadenosine phosphosulfate reductase family protein translates to MTENFPDYVDVDYDDGDGEDPEDYPHIQDKIEKAIEVTREGLEAYENPAVMWTGGKDSTLTLYFIKEVADRFDLEVPPAVFIDHYQHFDEIHDFVDHWADEWDLEVIYARNEDVGEYVDEHGLDPGDDIEISELSEHNQHHVREILEYEEDTFPFLLDTYVGNHLLKTVALNDALEEYDIDGVISGVRWDEQEARADETFFSPRHDPDIYPPHDRIQPILQFDEAAVWDAFWNFVVPDTVDEFPEEGYVPQADDDLPEGVTQADIPISPKYFAGFRSLGSEVSTEKSDEDPAWLQDLEGTTERAGRAQDKEDLMERLRDLGYM
- the wecB gene encoding non-hydrolyzing UDP-N-acetylglucosamine 2-epimerase gives rise to the protein MRVCSVVGARPQFVKAAVVSRKIRDVGEEVLVHTGQHYDEEMSDVFFEELDIPEPEYNLGVQSDTHGRQTARMIAELEPVVEAEDPDVMLLYGDTNSTLAGAIVGSKRDMAVAHVEAGLRSGNREMPEEINRILTDHASDLCFAPSQAAVDNLAAEGIVDGVHWTGDVMYDAVLAARDRARENSTILADLGLEPDEFVLTTVHRASNTDERENLEAILDGLADAPLPVVFPAHPRTVNRLQEYDLWERANEALEIIEPLGYLDFVRLLDTAERVATDSGGVQKEAFFLGTRCVTMREETEWTETVDCGWNQLVGPNADLIREGLTTDWEPESNPQPYGDGSASRRIVGLLQEELETMPDRRIEAPPLD